One Urocitellus parryii isolate mUroPar1 chromosome 9, mUroPar1.hap1, whole genome shotgun sequence DNA segment encodes these proteins:
- the Tex50 gene encoding LOW QUALITY PROTEIN: testis-expressed protein 50 (The sequence of the model RefSeq protein was modified relative to this genomic sequence to represent the inferred CDS: deleted 1 base in 1 codon) yields MASNGGVSLVLFLLLTCFFRESVCICDGTIWTKVGWEIFPEEVHYLKVKPSASHCLPYPLDRLCCSFANMDLLQSCLHLTYIIAQALIVILSVLSGHYLWIKWKKHQKKLKKQASLDKSGKALESPSIYDIDQILCRLLATTSMMTKYLKQVSHHSSSKKVKHRELKRKKSGGGEEEPEDTKHAHMQM; encoded by the exons ATGGCATCTAATGGAGGAGTATCCCTGGTTCTTTTTCTGTTGCTCACCTGCTTCTTCAGGGAGAGTGTCTGCATTTGTGATGGAACAATCTGGACAAAGGTTGGATGGGAGATTTTTCCAGAAGAAGTGCACTATCTGAAAGTTAAGCCTTCTGCCTCTCACTGCTTACCCTACCCCCTGGACAGACTGTGCTGCAGCTTCGCTAACATGGATCTACTTCAGAGTTGTTTGCACCTCACTTATATCATAGCACAAGCTCTCATTGTAATCCTGTCCGTCTTATCTGGGCATTATCTGTggataaaatggaagaaacacCAAAAAAAG CTGAAAAAGCAAGCCTCCTTAGATAAATCTGGCAAAGCTCTAGAAAGCCCATCCATCTATGACATTGACCAAATACTCTGCAGACTGCTGGCCACCACGTCAATGATGACCAAGTACCTGAAGCAGGTGTCCCACCATTCTTCCTCTAAGAAAGTTAAGCACCGCgaattaaagaggaagaaaagtggaggagga gaggaggagccagaggACACTAAACACGCACACATGCAAATGTAG